Part of the Tistrella mobilis genome is shown below.
CATCTGGCGGTGCGGGCGGTTTCATGCTACATCCGCCCGCGTATCCAAACCCGGTCGGCCCCCTGAACCATCCACGGCCGGCCGCTTTCGTGCAAGAGGAACCCTGCCGATGACCGATCGCCGCTACGTGTCCGACTTCGTGCGCGTAATGGTCGAGCGCGGCTATCTCCACCAGGCAACCGACCTGGAGGGGCTGGACGAGCGCTTGAACCAGGGCACGGTCGCCGGCTATATCGGCTTCGACTGCACGGCCAAAAGCCTGCATGTCGGCAGCCTGGTGCAGATCATGATGCTGCGCTGGCTGCAGAAGACCGGCCACAAGCCGATCGTGCTGCTGGGCGGCGGCACCACCCGGATCGGTGATCCGACCGGCCGCGACGAGGCCCGCAAGATGCTCGACGATGCCGCCATCGCCGAGAACATGGCCGGCATCCGCCAGGTCTTCGACAAGTTCGTGCAGTTCGGCGACGGCGCCACCGATGCGGTGATGGTCAACAATGCCGACTGGCTGGACGGGCTGGGCTATATCTCGTTCCTGCGCGACTATGGCCGGCACTTCTCGGTCAACCGCATGCTGACCTTCGAGTCGGTCAAGCTCCGGCTGGAGCGCGAGCAGCCGATGTCGTTCCTGGAATTCAACTACATGATTCTCCAGGCCTACGACTTCCTGGAACTGTCGCGCCGGCAGAACTGCCTGCTGCAGATGGGCGGCTCGGACCAGTGGGGCAACATCATCAACGGCGTGGAGCTGGGCCGACGGGTGGACGAGCGCGGCCTGTTCGGCCTGACCTCGCCGCTGATCACCCTCGCCTCGGGCCAGAAGATGGGCAAGACCGCGGGCGGTGCGGTGTGGCTGAACGCCGAGATGCTGTCGGCCTATGACTACTGGCAGTTCTGGCGCAACACCGCCGATGCCGATGTCGGCCGCTTCCTGAAGCTGTTCACCGAACTGCCGCTGGACGAAATCGCCCGGCTGGAAGCGCTGGGCGGCGCCGAGATCAACGAGGCCAAGAAGATCCTGGCCCATGAGGCGACGAAGATGGCGCATGGCGAAGAGGCGGCGCTCTCTGCCGCCGAAACCGCCCGCCGCACCTTTGAGGAAGGTGCCGCCGGCGAGGATCTGCCGGTGATCGTGATCCCCGCCGCCGAACTGGATGCCGGCATCCCGGCCTTCGAACTCTTCGCCCGCGCCGGCCTCGCCCCCAGCCGCAAGGAAGCCCGCCGCACCATCCAGGGCGGCGGCGCCCGCCTGAACGGCGAGAAGATCGAGAACGAACAGCAGCCGATCACCACGGCCTGGCTGGCCGATGGCCAGATCAAACTGTCGGCCGGCCGCAAGCGCCACGCGCTGGTGAAGATCGGCTGAGCCGCACCGGACAAGCGGTCGGGACGACATGCGGGCGGCACCGGTTGGGGTCGCCCGTTTTCCTATGCGCGCGCCATCATGTCGACGGGGTCCGTTCTCCGCGTTCATATAGTTCGTCGCGCGTCCACCTGCCGGCATTGACGACGTCCTGTCGGGACAGGCGGTCGAGCAGGCGTCGGCGCGCTGCAGTCACCCGCACCTCTTCGTCCTGGTCATCGACCGGCAGGGAACTGCGGGTCGCGTCATCTTCCGTCATCCTGATGGCCTCCCCCGTTGGTGCGTCGCGTCGAGTTTACGACGCCGCCTCAAACGCCGCACCGATCTCCAGCATCACCTCGTCCGAGACCATCGGCACGATATAGGTCATGCCGAAATCGCTGCGGCGGATGGTGGTCTCGGCCTCGAAGCCGATGGTGGCGGCCTGGTTCATGGGGTTGATGCCGGCGCCGGTGAAGCGGGCGTCGAGCACCACCGGCCTGGTGACGCCGCGGATGGTGAGGTCGCCGGTGATCTTCGCCGTCAGGCCGTCCACCTCGACCGCGGTGGAGCGGAAGGTGATGGTGGGGTGGGATGCCATGTCGAAGAAATCGGGGCTCCGCAGATGCTCGTCCAGCTCCGCGCTGGTGGTGACCAGGCCGTCGACCGGAACCTCCATCGCGACGCTGGCTTTCGACGGGTCGGCCGGATCGATCTGAAGCGTGCCGCTGGCGCCGCCGGCGATGCCGCGATAGGCGTTGAAGCCGAAATGGTCGACCGTGAAGGTGATCTGGGTATGGGCGGGATCGGCCGTGTAGCGGCCCGCGGCCACCCGTGACGGATCGGCCGCACCCGGCACCTGCTGCGCCATGGCCGGGACGGCAACGGCGCCGAGGCCCAGGCCGGCGCTGAGGCCCAGGCCGGTGCTGAGGATCGCGGCGGAGAGAACGGTCTTCATCATCGGCGGCATCCGATCATCCTTTCGAAACCGGTGGACGGCATATCTGCCCCGCAGTCTTTCACATCCGTCGTGACCATTGCGTGTGCGCAACCGCGTGACACCCCGCACAGCCCTGCCCCGATCGCAGGGCGGCCGCGCAAGGCGGGGGCTTGCCCTCAAGGCCGATCCGGCATAAATGTCGCCAGACAATCATTAGCACCCTATATATGTGGTCCCTATGAAATCCCGTCCCGCCACCCTGCGCTCCGACGTCACCAACGAGCTGGCCACCGCCAGCCGCAAGATGCGCACCGGTTTCGATGCGCTGGTCCGCACCCGCGGGCTGACGCTGGCCCGGGCGCGGGCGCTGATGCTGCTGGCCCGCCATCCGGGGATCAGCCAGACCGAACTGGCCGGGCTGCTGGAAATCGAGAACCCGACCGTGGTCCGCCTGCTCGACGGGCTGGAGAAACAGGGGCTGATCCGGCGGACGCCCGCCGAGACCGACCGGCGGGTGAAGCGGATCGATCTGACCGAAGAGGCCGAAGACCAGGTCGACGAAATCGAGGATCTGGCCGAGGTGATGCGCAGCACCATGGCGCGCGGCATCCCCGAGGCCGATCTGACCGTCACCCTGAAGGTGCTGCGCCGGATGATCGCCAATCTGGAAAGCGGCCCCGCCGCCGATGACGGGGAGGCGGATTGAGGTGACCGAGGAGCCCGGCATCCCCACCCGGCGGATGATCGCCTGCATCGCGACCTCGGCGCTGCTCTGGTCGGCGCAGGGGCTGGGGATGAACCTGATCGCCGCCAACACCAGCCAGATCTCGGGCGCGCTCGGCGCCACCACCAACGAGACGATGTGGCTGGTGGCGGCCTATATGGCGCCCAATGTCAGCCTGACCATGCTGCTGACGAAGGTGCGCAACCAGTTCGGCCTCAGGCGCTTCACCGAAATCGGCATCGCGCTCTTCGTCGCGGTGTCGTGCCTGCATCTCTTCGTCCAGGATCTGCATGCGGCCCTGGTGGTGCGCTTCCTGGCCGGGGTCGCCGCCTCGCCCATGTCGACGCTCGGCTTCCTTTATATGCTGGAGGCCTTCCCGCAATCGAAGAAGCTGTCCTGGGGGCTCAACCTCGCGCTCACCTGCACCACGCTCAGCGCGCCGCTCGCCCGGATCATCTCGCCCGCTTTGCTCGACCTCGGCCTCTGGCACGGGCTTTATCTGATGGAGGCGGGGGTCGCCCTGATCGCCATGGCCGCCGTGCACCGGCTGCCGCTGACGCCGATCCCGCATACGAAGATGCTCCACCCGCTGGATGCCGTCAGCTACCCGCTGGTCGCGACCGGCTTCGGCCTGCTGGCAGTGGTGATGGTGATGGGCCGCTATGAATGGTGGCTGGAGGCACCGTGGATCGGGATCTGCCTCGCCCTGTCCGCCCTTTGCATCACGGTCGCGGCCGCGATCGAGATCCATCGCGAAACGCCGCTGCTCAACATCCGCTGGCTGACCAGCCCCGAGATCCTGCATGTGGCGGCTATCCTGCTGGTTTTCCGGCTGGTGCTGTCGGAACAGACCTCGGGCGCCTTCGGCCTGTTCCAGACGCTGGGCCTGCTCAACGATCAAAGCCGGTCGCTGCAGGTCGTGATCCTGCTGGCCTCGATCACGGGCGGGATCACCTGCGGGATGCTGCTGAAGCCGGGGCGTGACGCCGCCTTTCACGCGGTGGCCCTGCTCTGCATCATGGCGGGCGCCTTCATGGACGGTCATGCGACCAGCCTGACCCGCCCGGGCCAGATGTATCTGAGCCAGGCGCTGATCGCCTTCGGCGGCATGCTGTTCCTGCCGCCGGCCATGCTGACCGGGCTGATGCACACCCTGAAACAGGGGCCGACCTTCATCACCAGCTTCATCGCCGTCTTCCTGTTCACCCAAAGCCTGGGCGGGCTGATGGGCTCTGCGCTGTTCGGCAGCTTCGTCACGCTGCGCGAGAAGTTCCATTCGGCCCGGCTGGTCGAGGATGTGGTGCTGACCGATCCGCTGGTCGCGGCGCGCGTGAAGCAGCTGGGCGGCGCCTATGGTCATGTGCTGACCGATCCCGCCCTGACCAATGCGGAAGGCATCGCCCTGCTCGCAAAACAGGCGACGCGCGAGGCGACGGTGCTCGCCTATAACGACGCCTTCCTCGCCATTTCGGCCCTGGCAGCCCTGGCGCTTGCCGGCCTTGTCCTCCATCTGCTCGTCGCCCGGGTCCACCGGACGGCGGATGCGATCGCTTCCTGATGTCCCCATGGCCAAGAAAATCTTCCATTTCAAGACCCTGATCATCCTCGCCGCCGGCCTTGCCGGTGCGCTGCTGGTCCTTTACGCCTGGCGGCTGCCGCCCTTCGACAGCGGCGTCGAGGTGACCGAGAACGCCTATATCCGCGGCCGGGTCACCCTGCTCGCCCCCCAGCTTTCGGGCTATGTGACGGATATCGCGGTCAGGGATTTCGAGACGGTCCGGGCCGGCCAGGTGCTGGTGCGGATCGACGACCGGATCTATGCCCGCCGGCTGGAGCAGGCCGAGGCGGAGCTGGCCGGCAGGCAGGCCGCGCTGGCCAATGCCGATCAGGACCGGCTTGCCGCCGAGGCGCGCATCGCCTCGGCGAAGGCGGCGGTCGACAGCGCGCAGGCGGCCCTGACCCGCAGCCGCGCCGATGCGGGCCGGGTGGATGCGCTGATCACCCGCGGTGCCGCAACGCGCGCCGCGGCCGATGCCGCCCATGCCGCCCGCGACCAGGCAGCCGCCGCCCTCGCCCAGGCAGAGGCGGCGGTCGAGGTGGCGAAACAGGATCTCCAGAGCGTGATCGTCGGCCGCGGCACGCTGGACGCGGCGGTGGAAGCGGCACGCGCGGCGGTGCGGCTGGCGCGGATCGACCTCGACAACACCCGGATCACGGCACCGGTCGACGGGCGGATGGGCGAGATCGGCGTCCGGCTCGGCCAGTATGTCACGGCCGGCACCCAGCTGGCGGCGATCGTGCCGGCCGATCGCTGGATCATCGCCAATTTCAAGGAAACCCAGCTCAGCGGCATGCGGCCCGGTCAGCCGGTCTCGTTCACCGTCGATGCCCTGCCCGGCCAGAGCTTCCGGGGGCGGATCGAGCGCTTCTCCCCCGCCACCGGCTCGGAATTCGCGGTGCTGAAGCCCGACAACGCCACCGGCAACTTCACCAAGGTGGCGCAGCGCCTGCCGGTCCGGATCGCGATCGACGGCGACCAGCCGGCGCTGGACGGTCTGGCACCGGGCCTGTCGGTGGTGGTGCGGGTCGACACCGACGGCGGTGCCGGCCGCGGCTGATCGGCCATCAACGATTGAAGTCCGGCTTGGGATCGGTGCCGGTCGGCGGGCTGCCGGCCTTGCCCGTCACCCCGTCGGCGATGGCGCCGAACAGGTTGCGCAGGAAGCCCGGCGCCAGGGCGGCGAGCGGGTTGACGCTGACATCCGGGTCGTCGAGCGGCCCCTTCAGCCGATAGGTGGCGGCGAAGATGCCGCTGCCCTCCTCTCCCACCAGCAGATCGCCGATCACCGGGATGCGGCCGATGGCGCTGTTCAGGGTATAGAGCGGCACCAGCGTGCCGGCCATGTCGATGGTGCCGCCGTCGATATCGATCTGCCCCGAGGCGGTGACGCCGACCTCGCTGCCATGGGCCCGGGCCTCGGACAGCGTGACGACCCCGTCCTCGTAGACGAAATCGCCGTCGAGCACGCTGAAGGCGATACCGTCGCGCCCGCCCAGCTTGTCGGACACCCCGGCCGGCGAGGCCGTCGCCAGGGCGCGGGCGATGGCGGGCGCGTTCTGCAGGCGATAGTCGCGGCCGACCAGATGGCCGCGGATCAGATCATGGGCGACGCTGTCGTCGATCACCCCGTCGATCACCATCGATCCGCCGGCAATGCGGCCACGCAGCCCGGCAAAGGCTATGAGATCGTCCATCCGGTCGGTCTCCAGCCGGATGGTCCGGCCGCCGACGGCGGCGGCACCGCCACCGATCGCGACCGACACCATGCCCGGCCCGCGATTGCCGGCAGCCGCCGCGGTTTCCGGCGCCACCGGCAGCACCGCCTGCAGCCGCGCTTCGCGCCAATGGCCGTTCGCGATCGAGACCGAGCCGCGGGCCCGGTCCAGATGCCGTTCATCGTCGATCCGCACCCGATCAAGCGCCAATTCCAGATCGATCCGCTTCGGCGGTGCCGCCGGATCGCGGATCTCGGCGGGCGTCTCGCCGCCCTTGCGGTCGATCAGCGGTTCGACATCGAGCATCCGCCCGGCCAGCGAGACCCGGTCGGCCGCACCGTCGCGGCCGGCGCGATAATCGATCCGCAGCCGGCTGTCGCCCAGATCGAAGCGCGCGATCTTCGCCTCCAGCAGCCGGCCCGCCGCCACCCTGAGCGTGCCGAGCGAATAGAGATCGCCCGCCTCGACACGCAGATCGCGGATGTCGATGACTTCGCCGCCCGGACCCGCACCGCCCGGCACGGCGTGGGGGTGAACCGTGGCCGTCAGCTGCCCGGCGGTTCCGGCAGGCTTGGACCAGCCGATATCGGGGATGGCGAGGCGCGATCGGGCCAGATCGGCATCGACCCGGATGACCGGCTCGTCGGGCTTGCCGCGCGGCACCTCGACCGCAAGCTTCAGGCCGATCGGGCCGGTGAGATAGGGATCCAGGTCGAAGCCGGCACGCTTGCGGGCCGCCTCGTCCAGCGTGCCCGCGACATCCACCCGCCGCTCCCAATCCGTGCGCGCGGCAATCGCCTGCCGCCAGTCGATGTCGAGCGGCGCACCGCCGATCGCCGCCCGGCCGGTCAGCCGCGCCTGGGCATTGTCGACCGCGACCGCGAAACTGCCCTCGGCCATGTCGAGCCCGAGCACCGCCTTGCGCAGCGCCAGCGCCTCGATCCGGCCGCGGGCGGTATAGCGGACATCGGGCTTGTCCTGGCCGAGCGGCAGTTTGAGGGTGAGATCGATATCCGTGCGCCCCTCCAGGCCATCGGGTTTGGACAGGGCCGGGTCGACGAATTCGATCGGCGGCATGGCGAGCACGCGCACCGCATCGGCGACCGGGCCCGAGATCGGGATCATCGACTCGACCCTTGTGGGCTCGGTCTTGACGCCGAAGCCTTCGATGGCGACCCGGGCCGCCCCGAGACGGAGCCCGGTATCGCCGGCACGGCCACCATCCTTCAGATTGAAGCGCAGGCCGCGGAGATCGAAACTGCCGGTGCCGGC
Proteins encoded:
- a CDS encoding YceI family protein — its product is MMKTVLSAAILSTGLGLSAGLGLGAVAVPAMAQQVPGAADPSRVAAGRYTADPAHTQITFTVDHFGFNAYRGIAGGASGTLQIDPADPSKASVAMEVPVDGLVTTSAELDEHLRSPDFFDMASHPTITFRSTAVEVDGLTAKITGDLTIRGVTRPVVLDARFTGAGINPMNQAATIGFEAETTIRRSDFGMTYIVPMVSDEVMLEIGAAFEAAS
- a CDS encoding YhdP family protein; the protein is MIVRISTWVVRLVLGLLLVVILALAAAGFRLAAGPVDLGPAGPWIADRLELAEGRFRIDAGEARLSLDATNVALTLAVEDVRIIDRFNQPVLRLPGLRIGLSVGDLIAQRIAPTVLEVTGVELAVQRAPSGEVSLALLDAAPLERARAPEDGLPIAQLRPLFDADAPLPEPVAPDPELRAADPAAPPVPAEPASDVDRLRGWLNQMADPGAWALDMTRVQLVRVAAVDVTYQDGVAGFSGQVSGQDLRLIREGERIRVAVELSGDVAGEAVGASLGGVVIPDQGAADLDLTIHPTRVDRIAAVLGLPAPFDGLALPLQGVVEMKMADRRIDRLRLHATAGAGEVDWPGVIARPLPVERVVLAADLTEDGNRLEVTRADLRLADGAALGGSVTVTGLNGPAAGLGISGGMIGGDLAVDDIDRYWPLGQQEAARDWVISRVRGGRVDGVSVVLDIRPGMLGADGHLAPTAIQGDFAYRGISVDYERPLPPARDLAGTGSFDLRGLRFNLKDGGRAGDTGLRLGAARVAIEGFGVKTEPTRVESMIPISGPVADAVRVLAMPPIEFVDPALSKPDGLEGRTDIDLTLKLPLGQDKPDVRYTARGRIEALALRKAVLGLDMAEGSFAVAVDNAQARLTGRAAIGGAPLDIDWRQAIAARTDWERRVDVAGTLDEAARKRAGFDLDPYLTGPIGLKLAVEVPRGKPDEPVIRVDADLARSRLAIPDIGWSKPAGTAGQLTATVHPHAVPGGAGPGGEVIDIRDLRVEAGDLYSLGTLRVAAGRLLEAKIARFDLGDSRLRIDYRAGRDGAADRVSLAGRMLDVEPLIDRKGGETPAEIRDPAAPPKRIDLELALDRVRIDDERHLDRARGSVSIANGHWREARLQAVLPVAPETAAAAGNRGPGMVSVAIGGGAAAVGGRTIRLETDRMDDLIAFAGLRGRIAGGSMVIDGVIDDSVAHDLIRGHLVGRDYRLQNAPAIARALATASPAGVSDKLGGRDGIAFSVLDGDFVYEDGVVTLSEARAHGSEVGVTASGQIDIDGGTIDMAGTLVPLYTLNSAIGRIPVIGDLLVGEEGSGIFAATYRLKGPLDDPDVSVNPLAALAPGFLRNLFGAIADGVTGKAGSPPTGTDPKPDFNR
- the tyrS gene encoding tyrosine--tRNA ligase, with product MTDRRYVSDFVRVMVERGYLHQATDLEGLDERLNQGTVAGYIGFDCTAKSLHVGSLVQIMMLRWLQKTGHKPIVLLGGGTTRIGDPTGRDEARKMLDDAAIAENMAGIRQVFDKFVQFGDGATDAVMVNNADWLDGLGYISFLRDYGRHFSVNRMLTFESVKLRLEREQPMSFLEFNYMILQAYDFLELSRRQNCLLQMGGSDQWGNIINGVELGRRVDERGLFGLTSPLITLASGQKMGKTAGGAVWLNAEMLSAYDYWQFWRNTADADVGRFLKLFTELPLDEIARLEALGGAEINEAKKILAHEATKMAHGEEAALSAAETARRTFEEGAAGEDLPVIVIPAAELDAGIPAFELFARAGLAPSRKEARRTIQGGGARLNGEKIENEQQPITTAWLADGQIKLSAGRKRHALVKIG
- a CDS encoding MarR family winged helix-turn-helix transcriptional regulator, which codes for MKSRPATLRSDVTNELATASRKMRTGFDALVRTRGLTLARARALMLLARHPGISQTELAGLLEIENPTVVRLLDGLEKQGLIRRTPAETDRRVKRIDLTEEAEDQVDEIEDLAEVMRSTMARGIPEADLTVTLKVLRRMIANLESGPAADDGEAD
- a CDS encoding MFS transporter codes for the protein MTEEPGIPTRRMIACIATSALLWSAQGLGMNLIAANTSQISGALGATTNETMWLVAAYMAPNVSLTMLLTKVRNQFGLRRFTEIGIALFVAVSCLHLFVQDLHAALVVRFLAGVAASPMSTLGFLYMLEAFPQSKKLSWGLNLALTCTTLSAPLARIISPALLDLGLWHGLYLMEAGVALIAMAAVHRLPLTPIPHTKMLHPLDAVSYPLVATGFGLLAVVMVMGRYEWWLEAPWIGICLALSALCITVAAAIEIHRETPLLNIRWLTSPEILHVAAILLVFRLVLSEQTSGAFGLFQTLGLLNDQSRSLQVVILLASITGGITCGMLLKPGRDAAFHAVALLCIMAGAFMDGHATSLTRPGQMYLSQALIAFGGMLFLPPAMLTGLMHTLKQGPTFITSFIAVFLFTQSLGGLMGSALFGSFVTLREKFHSARLVEDVVLTDPLVAARVKQLGGAYGHVLTDPALTNAEGIALLAKQATREATVLAYNDAFLAISALAALALAGLVLHLLVARVHRTADAIAS
- a CDS encoding HlyD family secretion protein — translated: MAKKIFHFKTLIILAAGLAGALLVLYAWRLPPFDSGVEVTENAYIRGRVTLLAPQLSGYVTDIAVRDFETVRAGQVLVRIDDRIYARRLEQAEAELAGRQAALANADQDRLAAEARIASAKAAVDSAQAALTRSRADAGRVDALITRGAATRAAADAAHAARDQAAAALAQAEAAVEVAKQDLQSVIVGRGTLDAAVEAARAAVRLARIDLDNTRITAPVDGRMGEIGVRLGQYVTAGTQLAAIVPADRWIIANFKETQLSGMRPGQPVSFTVDALPGQSFRGRIERFSPATGSEFAVLKPDNATGNFTKVAQRLPVRIAIDGDQPALDGLAPGLSVVVRVDTDGGAGRG